Within the Pseudomonas putida genome, the region GTCCATGCCGTAGGCGTAGTCTTCTAGTTGAGGCATGGGCTTTTTTACGCGTTGAGCATAATCCGCAGTAGCCTCTCTAGCAGAACGCTCGATGCGTTGATTAATCTCCATACCGCTTTGGGCATTGGCTGTTAGTGATGTAAAGAGCATAAACACGGCGATCGCTGATACTGTAGTGTTCATAAGAAGTCCCTTAATAAAAAAGCGCCCGTAGGGGGCGCTAAAATTCACCTACCAAAGGAGCGTATGGTTTACAGGTGAATGCACTGGCGCGAACAACTGCTCGATGCTCTTGCCAAGCTGCTTTGAAATGAGACAATTTCCAAAGCAGCGATGCCTCTTCCGCTGCCCTTAAACTAGCAAAGGAGGCTAACACCAAGATGATCGCGCAATTACAATTTGGACATGTAATAGATTGTAAGATAAATATTCGAGAGAATATCGAGCCGCCACGTGAACTAATTTGCAGAAAGGCGCTGCAGTTTACGGCCGTGCATGGGGACTGCCTGCGTGGCGCCCTCGATCCAAGGCCATTACCAGTCCTTGCAAGCTAGCGACCGAAATGCTGCCTGTCCTGGCCGATTCCACCTATCAGGCGAAGCTGTCGTACTCCGTCGCAGGCCCCAGAATCCGCTAAGC harbors:
- a CDS encoding DUF2790 domain-containing protein; translation: MNTTVSAIAVFMLFTSLTANAQSGMEINQRIERSAREATADYAQRVKKPMPQLEDYAYGMDLDVGKLVYVSPSVRYCGDVRSMMTYEDSKGELHMVRYLVKGECVNSR